A genome region from Pseudoalteromonas tetraodonis includes the following:
- a CDS encoding nitroreductase family protein has protein sequence MTHPIIRDLESRHTAKRYDATKRISQDDLTVLYDAMRLSPSSINSQPWKFVVIESDAAKERMHTTFANKFQFNQPHIKAASHIILFAHNPQYTREDYGHVIDADIKNGRTQKENREQAFGAFAFVDLNTDEQGNNAAWTKAQTYIALGNTMHAAARLGIDTTPMEGVDAQLISEEFASELDGYICDVALALGYHDAEEDYNAKLPKSRLSKEQVIQVL, from the coding sequence ATGACTCACCCTATTATTCGCGACCTTGAAAGCCGCCATACTGCTAAACGTTACGACGCGACAAAGCGCATTTCTCAAGACGATTTAACGGTATTGTATGATGCTATGCGTCTTTCTCCTTCGTCAATTAATTCGCAGCCTTGGAAATTTGTAGTGATTGAATCAGACGCTGCAAAAGAGCGTATGCACACTACCTTTGCTAATAAGTTTCAATTTAATCAGCCACACATTAAAGCGGCGTCGCACATTATTTTATTTGCTCATAATCCGCAATATACTCGTGAAGATTACGGACACGTAATTGATGCCGATATAAAGAATGGCCGAACTCAAAAAGAAAACCGCGAGCAAGCTTTTGGCGCCTTTGCGTTTGTTGATTTAAATACCGATGAGCAAGGTAATAATGCCGCGTGGACCAAAGCACAAACCTACATTGCTTTAGGCAATACTATGCATGCAGCAGCACGCTTAGGGATTGATACCACGCCGATGGAAGGCGTTGATGCACAGCTGATTAGTGAAGAGTTTGCAAGCGAATTAGACGGCTACATCTGTGATGTGGCACTTGCGCTGGGTTACCATGATGCAGAAGAAGACTACAATGCTAAGCTGCCAAAATC